Genomic window (Litorilinea aerophila):
CCCCTTCGCCCATCTGGATCCGGCGCCAGCGGGCAGGCACGGGGTCCGCCCCGACGAGACCTGCCCCCCTTCGTAGGCGCAGCTCGTAGCTGCGCAGCCGTCGCCGCCCCTTCGCCCGCCTGGATCCGGCACCATCGGGCAGGCCCGGCGACCCGCCCCGACGAGACCTGCCCCCCTTCGTAGGCGCAGCTCGTAGCTGCGCAGCCATCGCCGCCCCTTCGCCCACCTGGATCCGGCACCATCGGGCAGGCCCGGCGACCCGCCCCGACGAGACCTGCCCCCCCTTCGTAGGCGCAGCTCGTAGCTGCGCAGCCATCGCCGCCCCTTCGCCCACCTGGATCCGGCACCATCGGGCAGGCCCGGCGACCCGCCCCGACGGAAACCGGGTGGACGGTCGGCCGTGAATGTAGTACCATTGGCCCACCATGACCCAATGGCATCTCCCGGACACCATCCCGTTGACGAAATTGCGGCCCCCACGGCTGGCCGAGGACATCCTGGAGCGGCCCCACCTGGTCCAGGCCCTGCAAAAGGCGGTCGCCAACCACCGGCTGACCCTCCTCTCCGCACCGGCGGGCGCAGGGAAGACCATCGCGGTGGCGGCCCTCCACGCTGCCTGCCCCCAGATGCCCATGGCCTGGGTCGCGCTGGACGAAGGAGACGACGAGCTCCAGGCCTTCCTCCAGCTCCTGATCGCTGCGGTCCGGCCCCACCTGCCCGACTTCGGCAGCCAGGCCCAGCCCTTGCTGGCCGCCGGAAGGGACGCCCCACCCAACATCCGCCGCCTGCTGGGCCTGCTCATCAACGACTTCGCCGCCCACCTGGGCCAGACGGAAGGACCTTTCCTGCTGGTGCTGGAGGACTACCACCGCATCGACAACCCGGCCATCCACAGCCTGGTGGACTACCTGCTGGAGCGGATGCCGCCGGACCTCCATCTGCTGCTCACCACCCGCCATGACCCGCCCCTGCGCCTGGCCCACCTGCGGGCCCGGGGCCAACTGGCAGAATTTCGCCTGGATGGGCTGAGCTTCTCGCCGGATGAGGTGGTGCGCCTCTTCCAGGAAGAGCTGGACATGGCGCTCTCGCCGACAGACGTGGAGCAGATCCACCAGCGCACAGGCGGCTGGGCGGCCGGGGTGCGTCTGCTGGCCCTCTACCTGGCCCGGCTGGACACCACAACCCGCCGCCGGGACCTCCTCGCCCACCTCGCCGGCAGCCATCACTTCCTCTTCGACTACCTGATGGAGGAAGTCTTCAACCGGCTCTCCGGCCGGGAGCAGACCTTCCTCCTGCAGACCGCCATCCTGGATGAGCTGACGCCCACCGCGTGCCAGGCGGTCACCGGTCTCCAGGACGCCGGGGCCCTCCTGGATGGGCTCTACCGGCAGAACCTCTTCCTGACCCTGAGCGAGGCGGCCGACCCCCTGGCCGAGCCGGTCTACCGCTCCCATGCCCTCTTCGCCGGCTTCCTCCGGCGGGAACTACACCGGCAGCCCGGCATGGACATGGCCGCCCTGCACCGCCGGGCCGCGGACGTGGCGTCCACGCCGGAACGCCACATCCACCACCTGCTGGCCGCCGCCGACTGGCCCGCGGCCGCCGAGGCCATCATCGACCTGGGCCGGGCCCAGTGTCAGCAGGATTTCGTGCATCCTCGAGTGATGGCCTGGATCGACGGCCTGCCGGCGGAGGCCCGGCGCGCCCACTACTGGCTGGACCTCATCGAAGCCGGCCATCTGCGGCAGCGGGGCGAGCTGAGCAGGGCGTGGGAGCTGGCCCAGGACGCTTACCCCCGGGCCCAGGCCGCGGGGGATGTGGCCGGCGAGCTGGAGGCCCTATGGACCCTGGCCTTCTACGTGACCGAGCAGAGCGATCCCGTCTGGCAAACCCGCCTGGGTGAGCTGAGCGGACAGCATCCCGACCGGCTCTCCCCGTTACGCCGGACCAACCTGCTCATGGGCAAGATCTGGTACGCGCTGAACGGCGGCCATTGGGCTGCGGCCCAGGAGCTCTTCCA
Coding sequences:
- a CDS encoding LuxR C-terminal-related transcriptional regulator, with product MTQWHLPDTIPLTKLRPPRLAEDILERPHLVQALQKAVANHRLTLLSAPAGAGKTIAVAALHAACPQMPMAWVALDEGDDELQAFLQLLIAAVRPHLPDFGSQAQPLLAAGRDAPPNIRRLLGLLINDFAAHLGQTEGPFLLVLEDYHRIDNPAIHSLVDYLLERMPPDLHLLLTTRHDPPLRLAHLRARGQLAEFRLDGLSFSPDEVVRLFQEELDMALSPTDVEQIHQRTGGWAAGVRLLALYLARLDTTTRRRDLLAHLAGSHHFLFDYLMEEVFNRLSGREQTFLLQTAILDELTPTACQAVTGLQDAGALLDGLYRQNLFLTLSEAADPLAEPVYRSHALFAGFLRRELHRQPGMDMAALHRRAADVASTPERHIHHLLAAADWPAAAEAIIDLGRAQCQQDFVHPRVMAWIDGLPAEARRAHYWLDLIEAGHLRQRGELSRAWELAQDAYPRAQAAGDVAGELEALWTLAFYVTEQSDPVWQTRLGELSGQHPDRLSPLRRTNLLMGKIWYALNGGHWAAAQELFHDYLRTAETAGDIRIYDAAGQFLGPQFLFLERGMELVERFDQAALHLLGEAEEGLAHAGIYMRQGWIHLLRGDLSAAATAEERTRRLQDEIGALAWMDIMLDILRLALLIARGECDALADFVRRAEVERHQIDTHRNNLYYYRVALWRGLWQQDRREELRQVQRAIEAEEDLRSIAEIKTFLALLAGWQAVAAGQPAAAETAFQAAVGHHRRIPWIGIWGNPGLDLALFYLQEGRPQDALAAWREAAREMVHRGMPGQPLWTGRKVIPLLELAVAEEVYPHVARMALDAFGVDAAPRPLPIPGSQEWLTPREVEVLRLLLEGATNRAIADALVITPRTAKAHVSNILQKLQAATRSEAAARARQLGLFG